One Thioclava electrotropha DNA segment encodes these proteins:
- the hflK gene encoding FtsH protease activity modulator HflK, translated as MSNGGPWGGGGGGGDDRDDDREDKRPGQRRPGEGGQIPEIEEFMRKGSEQLKVLMGGKGGGNRPNRPNGGGGGGKSPFPAKTAVVIGLVALVAIWLGSSLYKVNPEERSVELMFGRYYATKGPGLNLAPWPFITYSKVPVTREQTVDIGSGRAGTNDTGLMLTGDQNIVDLEFQVVWNISDPAKYLFNLGDPQDTIRAVSESAMRDIIARSNLAPILSTARGEIAGDLRSAVQNTLDSYDAGINIVRVNFNRADPPREVIDSFREVQAAQQERDRLEKEADAYANKVTAGARGEAAQVKEEAEGYRAQIVNAAEGDAARFNSILTEYEKAPEVTKRRMFYETMGKLLQNVDKVVVDTKDGAGGVVPYLPLDQLRKNSSSSSSTTNSTANTGGSN; from the coding sequence ATGAGCAACGGAGGCCCCTGGGGCGGCGGAGGCGGTGGCGGCGATGACCGCGACGACGACCGCGAAGACAAGCGTCCCGGTCAGCGACGTCCCGGCGAGGGCGGACAGATCCCGGAAATAGAGGAATTCATGCGCAAGGGCTCCGAGCAGCTCAAGGTGCTGATGGGCGGCAAGGGGGGCGGCAATCGTCCCAACCGTCCCAATGGCGGCGGAGGCGGCGGCAAGAGCCCCTTCCCGGCCAAGACCGCGGTCGTCATCGGCCTTGTGGCCCTGGTTGCGATCTGGCTCGGCTCCTCGCTCTACAAGGTGAACCCGGAAGAACGCTCGGTGGAACTGATGTTCGGGCGCTACTACGCGACCAAAGGCCCCGGCCTGAACCTCGCACCGTGGCCCTTCATCACCTATTCCAAGGTTCCGGTGACGCGCGAACAGACCGTCGATATCGGCTCGGGCCGCGCAGGCACGAACGATACCGGCCTGATGCTGACGGGCGACCAGAATATCGTCGATCTCGAATTCCAGGTGGTCTGGAACATCAGCGATCCGGCGAAATACCTGTTCAACCTCGGCGATCCGCAGGACACGATCCGCGCGGTGTCGGAATCCGCGATGCGTGACATCATCGCGCGCTCGAACCTCGCACCGATCCTGTCGACCGCACGTGGCGAAATCGCGGGCGATCTGCGCTCGGCGGTGCAGAACACGCTCGACAGCTATGATGCAGGCATCAACATCGTCCGTGTGAACTTCAACCGTGCCGACCCGCCGCGCGAGGTGATCGACAGCTTCCGCGAGGTGCAAGCCGCCCAGCAGGAGCGTGACCGTCTCGAGAAGGAAGCCGACGCCTATGCCAACAAGGTGACGGCAGGTGCTCGCGGTGAGGCCGCTCAGGTCAAGGAAGAGGCCGAAGGCTACCGCGCGCAGATCGTGAACGCAGCCGAAGGTGACGCCGCGCGCTTCAACTCGATCCTCACGGAATACGAGAAAGCGCCCGAAGTGACCAAGCGCCGGATGTTCTACGAAACCATGGGCAAGCTGCTGCAGAACGTCGACAAGGTCGTCGTGGATACCAAAGACGGTGCTGGCGGGGTCGTGCCCTATCTGCCGCTGGATCAGCTGCGCAAGAACTCCAGCTCGTCGTCCAGCACAACCAACTCGACCGCTAACACGGGAGGAAGCAACTGA
- a CDS encoding DegQ family serine endoprotease, with translation MTILTGPGSMLRAGLSAATLAVALACAPLAGPAYARAAPESFAELVDQVSNSVVNITTSTTVAAPTGEMPNFPPGSPFEDLFRDFGLPNPNAPNGPNGRGAPRRSNALGSGFVISEDGYIVTNNHVIEDADEIEIEFFSGKRLDAKLVGTDPKTDIALLKVESDSPLPFVAFGDSDAVRVGDWVMAMGNPLGQGFSASAGIISARNRELSGSYDDYLQTDAAINRGNSGGPLFDMEGEVVGVNTAILSPNGGSIGIGFSMASNVVAKVVDQLKEYGETRRGWLGVKIQDVTADMAEAMGLEAPEGALVSEVPDGPAKEAGIEAGDVITSFDGGEVKSTRDLVRRVADAPVGEKVRVTVMRDGEAKTLLVTLGRREAAEGEQPPKAVQAPQEVEKDMLGLTVTPLTDELRTEMGLTKEANGLVIKQIDETSSAYEKGLRVGDLITEVGQKPVSAVDDFEERVQAAKDAGRKSILLLIRRAGEPRFVALPVE, from the coding sequence ATGACAATCCTCACCGGACCCGGATCCATGCTGCGCGCCGGATTGAGCGCCGCCACGCTTGCCGTGGCGCTCGCCTGCGCCCCTCTGGCCGGGCCCGCCTATGCCCGCGCCGCCCCGGAAAGCTTTGCCGAACTCGTCGATCAGGTGTCCAATTCGGTGGTGAATATCACCACCTCGACCACGGTGGCCGCGCCGACCGGCGAAATGCCGAACTTCCCGCCCGGCTCACCCTTCGAGGATCTGTTCCGCGATTTCGGCCTGCCGAACCCGAACGCCCCCAATGGCCCGAACGGGCGGGGCGCGCCGCGTCGCTCGAACGCGCTCGGCTCCGGCTTCGTGATCTCGGAAGACGGCTATATCGTCACCAACAATCACGTCATCGAAGATGCCGACGAGATCGAGATCGAATTCTTCTCGGGCAAGCGTCTCGACGCGAAACTGGTGGGCACCGATCCGAAAACCGACATCGCGCTCTTGAAAGTCGAGAGCGATTCCCCCCTGCCCTTCGTCGCCTTCGGCGACAGCGACGCCGTGCGCGTCGGCGACTGGGTGATGGCGATGGGCAACCCGCTGGGTCAGGGCTTCTCCGCCTCGGCCGGGATCATCTCGGCGCGCAACCGCGAGCTGTCCGGCAGCTATGACGACTACCTGCAGACCGATGCCGCGATCAACCGCGGCAACTCGGGCGGTCCGCTCTTCGACATGGAAGGCGAGGTCGTCGGCGTGAACACCGCGATCCTGTCGCCCAATGGCGGCTCGATCGGGATCGGCTTCTCGATGGCCTCGAACGTGGTCGCGAAAGTGGTCGATCAGCTCAAGGAATACGGCGAGACGCGGCGCGGCTGGCTGGGTGTGAAAATCCAGGACGTCACCGCCGACATGGCCGAAGCGATGGGGCTCGAGGCCCCCGAAGGCGCGCTTGTATCTGAGGTGCCCGATGGCCCCGCCAAGGAAGCCGGGATCGAGGCGGGCGACGTGATCACCTCCTTCGATGGCGGCGAGGTCAAGAGCACCCGCGATCTGGTGCGTCGCGTGGCCGATGCGCCGGTGGGCGAGAAGGTCCGCGTGACCGTGATGCGCGATGGCGAGGCCAAGACGCTTCTGGTGACGCTGGGCCGTCGCGAAGCCGCCGAGGGCGAACAGCCCCCGAAAGCCGTGCAGGCCCCGCAGGAAGTCGAGAAGGACATGCTCGGCCTGACCGTGACGCCGCTGACGGATGAGTTGCGCACCGAGATGGGCCTGACGAAAGAGGCGAACGGCCTTGTCATCAAGCAGATCGACGAGACCTCCTCGGCCTATGAAAAAGGGCTGCGCGTCGGCGATTTGATCACCGAAGTCGGGCAGAAGCCGGTCTCCGCGGTCGAT
- a CDS encoding DUF2065 family protein: MAMLLTGLGLVLVIEGLALALAPSRIEEALDMLRAMSAGQRRALGLAALATGVAILWALRQFG; this comes from the coding sequence ATGGCGATGCTCTTGACCGGTCTCGGACTGGTCCTTGTGATCGAGGGGCTGGCGCTTGCGCTGGCCCCTTCGCGTATCGAGGAGGCGCTGGACATGCTGCGCGCCATGTCGGCGGGCCAACGTCGCGCCCTTGGCCTTGCGGCTCTGGCGACGGGTGTGGCGATCCTCTGGGCGCTGCGGCAGTTCGGATAG
- the hflC gene encoding protease modulator HflC — protein MMRGPIAIAVLVVLIFLGLNSVFVVDEREKALVLRFGEVQQVKTEPGLGFKIPVVDTIVKYDDRILSLTTQPLEVTPEDDRRLVVDAFARWRIVDAVKFREAVGAGGETTAKSRIDGILNNAIREVLGSVPSTAVLSDDRTPLMNRIRDLARREALSLGVDVIDVRLTRTDLPEQNLASTYGRMRAEREREAADERARGAEAAQRIRATADRTAVEVTSEAKKQAEIVRGEADAQANKVYADAYGKDRQFFAFVRALQFYAQSMKTQTSSLVTQPDSLYFDYGRFLRSIGENPGPETGAGRGSASASQVGQ, from the coding sequence CTGATGCGCGGACCTATCGCAATTGCCGTTCTCGTTGTTCTCATCTTCCTCGGACTGAATTCGGTCTTCGTGGTGGACGAGCGTGAAAAGGCCCTCGTGCTGCGCTTCGGTGAGGTGCAGCAGGTGAAGACCGAGCCCGGTCTCGGGTTCAAGATTCCGGTCGTGGACACCATCGTGAAATATGATGACCGCATCCTGAGCCTGACCACGCAGCCGCTCGAAGTCACGCCCGAGGACGATCGTCGTCTCGTGGTCGACGCCTTCGCCCGCTGGCGCATCGTCGACGCGGTGAAATTCCGCGAAGCCGTTGGCGCGGGCGGTGAGACGACCGCAAAGAGCCGGATCGACGGCATCCTGAACAACGCGATCCGCGAAGTTCTGGGCTCGGTCCCCTCGACGGCTGTGCTGTCGGATGACCGGACGCCGCTGATGAACCGCATCCGTGATCTGGCACGGCGCGAGGCGCTGTCACTGGGCGTGGACGTGATCGACGTGCGTCTGACGCGCACCGATCTGCCCGAGCAGAACCTCGCCTCCACCTATGGCCGGATGCGGGCAGAGCGTGAACGCGAGGCCGCCGACGAGCGCGCCCGCGGCGCAGAAGCTGCACAGCGCATCCGCGCAACCGCCGACCGTACCGCGGTCGAGGTCACGTCCGAGGCCAAGAAACAGGCCGAGATCGTGCGCGGTGAAGCCGATGCGCAGGCCAACAAGGTCTATGCGGATGCTTACGGCAAGGATCGCCAGTTCTTCGCTTTCGTGCGCGCGCTGCAATTCTACGCGCAGTCGATGAAGACGCAGACCTCGTCGCTGGTGACGCAGCCCGACAGCCTCTACTTCGATTACGGGCGCTTCCTGCGCTCGATCGGGGAGAACCCGGGGCCGGAAACCGGTGCAGGCCGGGGCAGTGCATCCGCGAGCCAGGTCGGCCAGTGA
- the gor gene encoding glutathione-disulfide reductase, producing the protein MSFDYDLFVIGGGSGGVRAARISAGHGARVALAEEYRMGGTCVIRGCVPKKLMVFASTAPAAIEEARAYGWSADAGQFDWPGFRGKLDAELDRLEAIYRKGQENAGVKVFDQRATVSGPHEVTLADGTKITTKHILVAVGGRPFVPEFPGCDLVMTSNDIFKLDILPQRILIVGGGYIACEFACILNGLGVQVTQYNRSPLLRGFDGEARDLIVDQMQANGVDIHTHVVITEIEKTENCLKVTCGDGREDEFDAVLYATGRTPNTEGLGLETAGVELGERGEVMVDEWSQTNVPSIFAVGDVTDRINLTPVAIREGHAFADTVFGANARPSDHELVASAVFTQPEFGTVGITEEEAEERGNAEVYVSSFRPMRSSFAGSDARVLMKLIVCRETRCVLGCHIVAPEAGELIQMVGIAVKMGATKEQFDATCAVHPTMGEELVTMRNPVRHY; encoded by the coding sequence ATGAGCTTCGACTACGACCTTTTCGTCATCGGCGGCGGTTCTGGCGGGGTGCGGGCGGCCCGGATTTCGGCCGGGCATGGCGCGCGCGTCGCACTGGCCGAGGAATACCGGATGGGCGGCACCTGCGTGATCCGCGGCTGCGTCCCGAAGAAACTGATGGTCTTCGCCTCCACCGCGCCGGCGGCCATCGAAGAGGCGCGCGCCTATGGCTGGAGCGCGGATGCGGGTCAGTTCGACTGGCCGGGTTTCCGCGGCAAGCTGGATGCGGAGCTTGACCGGCTCGAAGCGATCTATCGCAAGGGGCAGGAAAACGCGGGCGTGAAGGTCTTCGACCAGCGCGCCACTGTGTCTGGCCCGCATGAGGTCACGCTGGCCGATGGCACGAAGATCACCACCAAGCATATCCTCGTCGCGGTCGGAGGACGGCCCTTCGTGCCCGAATTCCCGGGCTGCGATCTGGTGATGACCTCGAACGACATCTTCAAGCTCGACATCCTGCCCCAGCGCATCCTGATCGTCGGCGGCGGCTACATTGCCTGCGAATTCGCCTGCATCCTCAACGGTCTGGGCGTGCAGGTCACGCAATACAACCGCTCCCCCCTGCTGCGCGGCTTCGATGGCGAAGCGCGCGATCTGATCGTGGATCAGATGCAGGCGAACGGGGTCGACATTCATACCCATGTCGTGATCACCGAGATCGAAAAGACCGAGAACTGCCTGAAAGTCACCTGCGGCGACGGGCGCGAGGACGAATTCGACGCAGTGCTCTACGCGACCGGCCGCACACCGAATACCGAAGGGCTCGGCCTCGAGACCGCGGGCGTGGAACTGGGCGAGCGCGGCGAGGTCATGGTGGATGAATGGTCGCAGACCAACGTGCCCTCGATCTTCGCGGTGGGCGATGTCACGGACCGCATCAACCTGACCCCGGTCGCGATCCGCGAGGGCCACGCTTTCGCCGACACCGTCTTCGGCGCCAATGCCCGCCCCTCCGATCACGAGCTGGTGGCCTCGGCCGTCTTCACCCAACCCGAATTCGGCACCGTCGGCATCACCGAGGAAGAGGCAGAGGAGCGCGGCAATGCAGAGGTCTACGTCTCCAGCTTCCGACCGATGCGCTCGAGCTTTGCAGGCTCTGACGCGCGGGTGCTGATGAAATTGATCGTTTGCCGCGAGACGCGCTGCGTACTGGGATGCCATATCGTGGCCCCCGAAGCGGGCGAATTGATCCAAATGGTCGGTATCGCCGTCAAAATGGGGGCAACCAAGGAACAGTTCGACGCGACTTGCGCGGTCCACCCGACCATGGGCGAAGAGCTCGTGACCATGCGGAACCCTGTAAGACATTATTGA
- the rpiA gene encoding ribose-5-phosphate isomerase RpiA: MAADLSPIDKAKFAAARRAVDLVEDGMRVGLGTGSTAAWMVRCLGERIRDEGLQLIGVPTSTRTADLARQVGIKVVALDEAKWLDITIDGADEFDPDLNLVKGGGGALLQEKIVATASDQMIVITDASKEVNHLGAFPLPVEVVPFGWQVTRALIEELLDSMDVMGRQTSLRLNGQQPFVTDEGNYIVDLHLNRIGNPRQLALVLNQIPGVVENGLFIDICDKVIIGGTDGKVEIRDINEGTVANETIEFAEDENIFRDMD, translated from the coding sequence ATGGCTGCCGACCTCTCCCCGATCGACAAGGCGAAATTCGCCGCCGCCCGCCGTGCCGTTGACCTCGTTGAAGACGGGATGCGTGTGGGCCTCGGCACCGGCTCGACCGCCGCATGGATGGTGCGCTGCCTTGGCGAGCGTATCCGCGACGAAGGGCTGCAGCTGATCGGGGTGCCCACCTCGACACGCACCGCCGATCTCGCCCGTCAGGTCGGCATCAAGGTCGTGGCGCTCGACGAAGCGAAATGGCTCGATATCACGATCGACGGGGCAGACGAATTCGACCCCGACCTGAACCTGGTGAAGGGTGGCGGCGGCGCGCTGCTGCAAGAAAAGATCGTGGCCACCGCGTCCGATCAGATGATCGTCATCACCGATGCCTCCAAGGAAGTGAACCATCTGGGCGCCTTCCCGCTGCCCGTCGAAGTCGTGCCCTTCGGCTGGCAGGTCACCCGCGCGCTGATCGAGGAACTGCTGGATTCGATGGACGTGATGGGCCGCCAGACCTCGCTGCGCCTGAACGGCCAGCAGCCCTTCGTTACCGATGAAGGCAATTACATCGTCGATCTGCATCTCAACCGCATCGGCAACCCGCGTCAGCTGGCGCTGGTGCTGAACCAGATTCCCGGCGTGGTCGAGAATGGCCTGTTCATCGACATCTGCGACAAGGTCATCATCGGCGGCACCGACGGCAAGGTCGAGATCCGCGACATCAATGAGGGCACGGTGGCCAACGAGACCATCGAGTTCGCCGAGGACGAGAATATCTTCCGCGATATGGACTGA